A single Deltaproteobacteria bacterium DNA region contains:
- a CDS encoding tetratricopeptide repeat protein, with the protein MIVQKARFEPAALTVLIVDDHDPIRKAIKRVVMHMGFVSIIECFDGAEALNVLKSNAIDLLILDLYMKRITGIDVLQHISDRSVASDIPVVVVTGEASKEDIVKVAGLGASDYLLKPFQASELEKKILGVLNTYHAPIASLESLHSAEKFLATGRYVDALEAYDRTLDLEPHNSRAVVGRSLVLAKLNREAEALARLRDLVQKNPNYHKAYRALGDILLSAGQREQALAAMRQELAINPKQPERQIQIAKLLLQNSLPEDAIVHFRAALRVSPKNTAALMGLGHAFAAQGNLDKSIYYFHRVRRYLPHALKPLEAAVKHCIEAGDPKKAEYLLKDERKISSDKHEISTLLASFYLQQKRNEEALMLVREILQKQPDHAQALRICGNIHLHNGDLNEALPVLQRVVQLLPTADAFNNLAELLILMRQIPAGLEALNESIRLEPNKAKTFLLLAQIHVMTQQWLKATQLYMRAVQLGASEAKFGPEIAECSRRRLNRQQKLTA; encoded by the coding sequence GTGATAGTTCAGAAGGCAAGATTTGAGCCAGCGGCGTTGACAGTGCTAATTGTCGACGACCACGACCCCATCCGGAAGGCGATCAAGCGCGTAGTTATGCATATGGGGTTCGTCAGTATCATAGAATGTTTCGATGGCGCTGAGGCACTGAATGTCCTGAAGTCAAATGCTATCGACCTTCTTATTCTCGATTTGTATATGAAGCGGATCACGGGGATTGATGTCCTTCAGCACATCAGTGATCGGAGCGTAGCTAGTGATATTCCGGTGGTCGTTGTTACCGGCGAAGCCAGTAAAGAGGATATCGTTAAAGTAGCCGGGTTGGGGGCTAGCGACTATTTGCTAAAACCCTTTCAGGCAAGTGAATTAGAGAAAAAAATCCTCGGTGTGCTCAATACATATCACGCTCCAATTGCTAGTCTTGAGTCTTTGCACAGTGCTGAGAAATTCCTTGCGACTGGTCGGTACGTGGATGCTCTCGAGGCTTACGATCGCACACTTGATCTGGAACCACATAACTCAAGAGCGGTAGTCGGAAGGTCACTCGTTCTTGCGAAGTTAAATAGAGAGGCCGAAGCCCTGGCAAGGTTGCGGGATTTAGTTCAAAAAAATCCTAATTATCACAAAGCTTACCGTGCATTAGGAGACATATTGCTGTCGGCCGGGCAGCGGGAGCAAGCGCTGGCCGCCATGCGGCAGGAGCTAGCGATAAATCCAAAACAGCCTGAAAGGCAGATTCAGATTGCGAAACTGCTCCTTCAAAATAGCCTTCCCGAAGATGCAATTGTTCATTTTAGGGCCGCACTAAGGGTCTCCCCAAAAAATACTGCAGCTCTTATGGGGCTGGGACATGCTTTTGCAGCCCAGGGCAACCTTGATAAGTCAATTTACTACTTTCACAGAGTCCGTCGGTATCTGCCACATGCTCTGAAACCATTGGAGGCAGCAGTTAAACATTGCATCGAAGCCGGAGACCCTAAAAAAGCTGAGTATTTACTCAAGGACGAACGTAAGATCAGCTCAGATAAACATGAGATTTCGACGCTTTTGGCGTCGTTCTACCTGCAACAAAAGCGCAATGAAGAAGCACTAATGCTCGTCAGGGAAATCTTGCAAAAGCAACCGGACCACGCACAAGCGTTGCGTATTTGCGGCAACATTCATTTGCATAATGGTGATCTCAATGAGGCACTGCCGGTACTGCAAAGGGTGGTTCAATTGCTGCCCACGGCCGATGCATTTAACAACCTGGCCGAATTATTAATTCTAATGAGACAGATTCCCGCAGGTTTAGAGGCGCTGAATGAATCGATAAGATTAGAGCCAAATAAAGCTAAGACCTTTCTATTATTGGCTCAAATCCACGTCATGACACAGCAGTGGTTGAAGGCGACCCAACTGTACATGAGGGCCGTGCAGCTGGGCGCCAGCGAGGCTAAATTTGGTCCGGAGATCGCCGAATGTTCGCGCCGCCGTCTCAATCGGCAACAAAAGTTAACGGCCTGA
- a CDS encoding phage holin family protein translates to MYELACPGCNSPSFYDVSDYLLICPLCSATFNLERESGHKEIYNDHFIVANTANPVQVKALVVEWLKRLNHRQDLVEAEYFVTNINGLSVPFWVVSVEVHTQWKGLVQRQHKRRPDGMHGGDYLIERGQFKRSYRWAVSGRHNICESWGLTRLHEPKEKVAVSWDGFPLDSTFSRGQLQEARTEKTAYESREVFNFTFSNGLAVVGVQVGEEEAMRRTKTHVEQYHLEMARMHCDYLTDVRSEVEIAGVQLVHLPFWHATYVYRPQTMLRHFYKPKEKNVLLEGYNTGVLLGELPIKQSDKININAVVCLVASVVFLVVGIAWHKAFLLVSLFCLAVAGASAMISQKQQKNDKETASLPEVGEQAENAA, encoded by the coding sequence ATGTACGAGCTAGCGTGTCCAGGTTGTAACTCTCCCTCGTTCTATGATGTAAGCGATTACCTCCTCATTTGTCCCCTGTGTTCAGCTACCTTCAATTTAGAGCGAGAAAGTGGACACAAGGAGATTTACAACGATCACTTCATCGTTGCCAATACGGCCAACCCCGTGCAGGTCAAGGCTTTGGTTGTAGAGTGGTTGAAGCGTTTGAACCATCGCCAGGATTTGGTGGAAGCAGAGTATTTTGTAACTAATATTAACGGGTTAAGCGTCCCCTTCTGGGTTGTATCGGTTGAGGTACATACCCAGTGGAAGGGGCTAGTCCAAAGACAGCATAAACGTCGACCGGACGGGATGCACGGTGGGGATTATTTGATCGAGCGGGGCCAGTTTAAGCGTAGCTACCGCTGGGCAGTCTCCGGGCGTCACAATATTTGTGAATCTTGGGGGCTTACTCGCCTTCATGAGCCCAAAGAGAAGGTGGCTGTCAGCTGGGATGGATTCCCGCTTGACTCCACCTTTTCGCGCGGACAGTTGCAAGAAGCCCGAACGGAGAAGACAGCTTACGAATCTAGGGAAGTTTTCAACTTTACCTTTAGTAATGGGCTAGCCGTTGTCGGGGTGCAAGTCGGCGAGGAAGAAGCGATGCGACGGACCAAGACACACGTGGAACAATATCATCTAGAAATGGCAAGGATGCACTGTGACTACCTAACCGACGTCCGCAGTGAGGTTGAGATCGCTGGAGTGCAGTTAGTGCATTTGCCATTCTGGCATGCGACGTATGTATACAGACCCCAAACCATGCTTCGCCACTTTTATAAGCCAAAAGAGAAAAACGTCCTGCTTGAGGGCTACAACACAGGAGTGTTGCTAGGTGAATTGCCAATTAAACAAAGCGATAAGATCAATATCAACGCAGTAGTTTGCTTAGTTGCTTCCGTTGTGTTCTTGGTTGTTGGCATAGCCTGGCATAAAGCATTTCTGCTGGTTTCGCTGTTCTGTTTAGCAGTCGCCGGCGCCAGTGCGATGATTAGTCAAAAACAGCAAAAAAATGACAAGGAAACGGCTTCGTTACCTGAAGTTGGTGAACAAGCAGAGAATGCTGCCTAG
- a CDS encoding inositol monophosphatase, which produces MAMASLELNKRRGEDLKINVKPDASLVTEADLASERVIIERISKYYPGDLIYAEESGMSSKTKRHGSAVWVVDPLDGTTNYANGYPYYCISIGRGIFDVNEHIQMQCGAVFDPVRGKFYYAEAGKGAYCDGRRLQVTAAREFCKSFLVTGFYYLQGPDLQHEIARFSKIAAECQSIRRDGAAALDLALVAEGVFDAFWELGLAPWDVAAGSLLVREAGGIVRNYPPHHGSYNIEGVGVIAGTQGAVETLTKHLC; this is translated from the coding sequence ATGGCTATGGCCAGCCTCGAATTGAACAAACGTCGGGGTGAGGACCTGAAAATCAACGTAAAGCCAGATGCCAGTTTGGTCACTGAGGCCGACCTAGCGAGTGAGCGAGTCATCATAGAGCGGATCTCCAAATACTACCCAGGAGACCTAATCTATGCTGAAGAATCCGGCATGAGCTCCAAGACAAAGAGGCATGGCAGCGCTGTTTGGGTTGTGGATCCCCTGGACGGCACCACCAACTACGCTAACGGCTACCCTTACTATTGTATTTCGATTGGTCGCGGCATTTTTGACGTTAATGAGCACATCCAAATGCAATGCGGGGCAGTTTTCGACCCCGTCCGAGGTAAATTTTACTACGCAGAGGCGGGTAAGGGAGCCTATTGCGACGGCAGGCGGCTGCAGGTAACTGCAGCCCGAGAGTTTTGCAAGAGCTTTTTGGTTACTGGATTTTACTACCTGCAGGGCCCTGACCTGCAGCACGAAATCGCTAGGTTTTCAAAAATAGCCGCAGAATGTCAGTCCATCCGACGCGACGGTGCAGCAGCGCTCGATTTGGCTCTGGTGGCCGAGGGGGTTTTTGATGCCTTCTGGGAGCTTGGGCTGGCCCCTTGGGACGTTGCGGCGGGCTCTTTACTAGTTCGAGAAGCAGGTGGGATAGTCAGAAATTACCCTCCTCACCATGGCTCTTACAACATTGAAGGGGTTGGTGTGATTGCCGGTACCCAAGGCGCGGTCGAGACGTTGACTAAGCATTTGTGCTAA
- the rpmI gene encoding 50S ribosomal protein L35 encodes MSYKVKTRKAAAKRFKVKPSGKVKRAKAGKRHILTKKARNRKNKLKKPAYVHPSNLSRVLPCLPNG; translated from the coding sequence ATGTCGTACAAAGTCAAAACTCGGAAAGCCGCGGCAAAACGCTTCAAGGTCAAGCCATCTGGTAAGGTCAAGCGTGCAAAAGCGGGTAAGCGCCACATTCTAACCAAGAAGGCGCGCAATCGGAAAAACAAGCTGAAGAAGCCGGCCTACGTGCACCCGTCGAATTTGAGTCGGGTACTCCCGTGTTTGCCGAACGGATAA
- the pyrF gene encoding orotidine-5'-phosphate decarboxylase — protein sequence MTLIQSSFVNSLSSKIRSVGNALCVGCDPDILESPRFTREWLERHGPVSFLENFSRSLIEAAADKVPAIKFQSAFFEAWGPDGFRVLQSAIKFANECGLLTILDAKRGDISSTMRAYGQMAFDVMAADALTVTPYMGTDTVSPLEPWLKRGRGVYLVWVSSNASGASVQDCPIGPTNEPLSTRIYQEILNYFEEVKLSDSFGLVVGATRVSSIEYKTRSSLLNKALLMPGVGAQGGTITPELRRLVESGRTLVPQSRQLSRGTPDLKHWDDLRDHVNQQIYSATSHLLVTT from the coding sequence ATGACCTTGATACAATCCAGCTTCGTTAATTCCCTGTCCTCTAAAATCCGCTCTGTTGGTAATGCACTATGCGTAGGGTGTGACCCGGACATATTAGAGTCACCCAGATTCACCCGGGAATGGCTTGAACGCCATGGGCCCGTCTCTTTTCTCGAGAATTTTAGTCGTTCTTTAATCGAGGCTGCCGCTGATAAGGTACCGGCCATCAAGTTCCAAAGTGCCTTTTTTGAGGCGTGGGGCCCAGACGGTTTCCGAGTATTGCAGTCAGCAATAAAATTTGCCAACGAGTGCGGCTTGTTGACTATACTTGATGCCAAAAGAGGCGACATCTCTTCAACTATGCGAGCTTACGGACAGATGGCATTCGATGTGATGGCAGCCGACGCACTTACAGTCACCCCCTATATGGGTACCGACACAGTGTCGCCCCTCGAGCCTTGGCTCAAGAGGGGGCGTGGAGTTTATCTAGTATGGGTGAGCTCCAATGCGAGTGGTGCGTCAGTCCAGGATTGCCCCATAGGGCCCACCAATGAACCTCTATCAACTCGAATTTATCAAGAAATCCTCAATTATTTTGAAGAAGTTAAATTGAGCGACTCATTTGGACTCGTCGTAGGTGCTACCCGAGTATCAAGTATCGAGTATAAAACTCGGTCAAGCCTCCTTAATAAGGCACTTTTGATGCCGGGCGTAGGAGCCCAGGGCGGAACAATCACCCCAGAACTGCGCCGCCTTGTGGAGAGTGGTCGAACTTTAGTTCCACAGTCTAGACAGCTAAGTAGGGGTACACCCGACCTAAAACATTGGGACGATTTACGAGATCATGTGAATCAGCAGATATACAGTGCGACGAGCCATCTGCTTGTGACAACTTAA
- a CDS encoding DUF3552 domain-containing protein, which translates to MGYLLLGLGAVAVGYLAFLLIYRSLPQRLRSEHKSQRDDILNDARQQVVSRKQHELERFEEEWQLLAEQVEADLIERQEDLKISEEDLQAQERSLQMEESRIQKITKEHEAHVAKLETLKEAHQQKLTELENLRRELVHSLESTAKVDAVTLSKSMQVNIIDSKQIECQKVLKNLDDELSSSHKRLAQRCMSRVMSRYAPDFYWPKSVNTVELTEPGQADRLASEGATVLEELREKAQIEIELLASAEFPVPMVKLAGGAGVDREAVRLALTELLAKGNGGWSKAAVMFDKHRALLEQQAIKLGRTAVREVKLSGIHPEIQKLVGYLNWRTSYRQNQWYHTVEVAKLAGIIASELGVDVDAAKRCGLLHDIGKAIDYRIEGSHAVISGDYADRFGEKRLICDTVMSHHNDLVIETPLAYVLRAADTLSGARPGARVNLEEGYQMRMSGIESCVRSFPGITSLAIMNGAREVHVEVNNKRVQEQDLQLLSQNIARKIATEVAFPGEIKILVSRRFEATAVA; encoded by the coding sequence ATGGGATACTTATTACTCGGGCTGGGCGCTGTTGCGGTGGGTTACCTTGCGTTTCTCCTGATTTATAGATCTTTGCCGCAAAGGCTCAGATCGGAACATAAGTCGCAGCGAGACGATATTCTCAATGACGCTAGGCAGCAGGTCGTCTCTAGAAAACAGCATGAGCTTGAGCGTTTCGAGGAGGAATGGCAGCTCCTTGCCGAACAAGTGGAGGCTGATTTAATCGAAAGACAAGAGGACTTGAAAATCAGCGAAGAAGATCTCCAGGCTCAAGAGCGCTCTTTGCAGATGGAAGAGAGTCGCATCCAGAAGATAACTAAGGAGCACGAGGCTCACGTTGCTAAATTAGAGACTCTAAAAGAAGCGCATCAGCAAAAGCTGACAGAGCTCGAAAATCTTCGCCGAGAGCTCGTGCATAGCCTGGAAAGTACAGCAAAAGTTGACGCTGTGACGCTTAGTAAATCCATGCAGGTCAACATCATCGACTCCAAACAGATTGAATGCCAAAAGGTTTTAAAAAATTTGGATGACGAGTTGAGCTCGTCCCACAAGCGCCTAGCTCAACGCTGCATGTCGCGCGTGATGTCAAGATACGCACCCGACTTTTACTGGCCAAAGTCAGTAAACACCGTTGAGTTGACCGAGCCAGGTCAGGCGGATCGATTAGCCTCAGAAGGGGCGACCGTATTGGAAGAATTGCGCGAAAAGGCGCAGATCGAGATCGAGCTGCTGGCAAGTGCTGAATTTCCGGTACCGATGGTTAAGCTTGCCGGGGGGGCCGGAGTGGACAGAGAAGCTGTCAGACTTGCACTTACCGAGCTCTTGGCTAAAGGTAATGGCGGCTGGTCAAAGGCCGCTGTGATGTTTGATAAACATCGCGCGCTCCTCGAACAACAAGCAATCAAGCTCGGGCGCACAGCAGTGCGCGAAGTCAAGCTATCCGGCATTCATCCTGAAATTCAAAAGCTCGTTGGCTACCTAAATTGGCGCACTAGCTACAGGCAAAATCAATGGTACCACACGGTAGAGGTTGCCAAGCTAGCCGGTATCATCGCAAGCGAGCTGGGAGTGGACGTGGATGCTGCGAAGCGCTGTGGCCTCCTACATGACATTGGTAAGGCAATCGATTACCGCATTGAGGGCAGCCACGCTGTTATAAGCGGAGATTATGCTGACCGATTTGGGGAAAAACGGCTCATATGTGATACGGTCATGTCGCATCATAACGATCTGGTTATCGAGACTCCCCTCGCTTATGTGCTGCGGGCGGCTGACACCTTATCTGGTGCCCGCCCTGGAGCACGCGTTAACTTGGAAGAGGGATACCAGATGCGGATGTCTGGAATCGAATCCTGTGTGCGGAGTTTTCCTGGTATCACTAGTCTTGCTATTATGAACGGAGCTCGTGAGGTTCACGTTGAGGTAAACAACAAGCGCGTTCAGGAACAGGATTTGCAGCTTTTATCGCAAAATATTGCTCGCAAAATTGCCACAGAGGTGGCTTTCCCGGGAGAGATTAAGATACTCGTATCGCGCAGATTTGAAGCCACGGCGGTTGCATAA
- a CDS encoding tetratricopeptide repeat protein, whose translation MGVARSELLEVKKRTELYLSLSRFDAAEKLLKATLADYGPLANIHNLLGLTFHKQSKFVEAIREFNQALVVNPEFLEAALNLAATLCDVSRYEEANQVFAKLEERVGDRQKQPGLVLGRLANMHVAAGQAYVESGMLQEAIQEYRKALSLYDKMPDVKLNLAKLYVKVGQHEKAKQEFEELVNECPWLSDAHTWLGILQYKLGQRDLAKMHWEKAQESAPEDSTARAYLKFAGSWTGRSRTPED comes from the coding sequence ATGGGTGTTGCACGATCTGAACTGCTTGAAGTTAAGAAGAGAACTGAGCTTTACCTGAGTCTCAGTCGGTTTGATGCGGCCGAAAAGCTGCTAAAAGCCACTTTGGCTGATTACGGGCCACTCGCAAACATTCATAACCTGCTTGGTCTCACTTTTCATAAACAGTCGAAATTTGTCGAGGCAATCAGGGAGTTTAACCAGGCATTAGTGGTGAACCCTGAGTTTTTGGAGGCGGCGCTGAATCTAGCAGCGACTCTTTGCGATGTCAGTCGCTACGAAGAGGCGAATCAAGTTTTTGCAAAGTTAGAAGAGCGGGTCGGTGACCGGCAAAAGCAGCCCGGTTTAGTTCTCGGTCGTCTGGCCAACATGCATGTTGCAGCTGGGCAGGCCTATGTTGAGTCGGGCATGCTTCAAGAGGCGATTCAGGAATATCGTAAGGCGCTATCTCTCTACGATAAGATGCCAGACGTTAAGCTAAATTTGGCGAAGCTTTATGTGAAAGTTGGTCAGCACGAAAAGGCTAAGCAAGAATTTGAAGAGTTAGTTAACGAATGCCCTTGGCTTTCCGACGCACACACTTGGTTAGGTATCTTGCAGTACAAGTTGGGCCAGAGAGATTTGGCTAAAATGCATTGGGAAAAAGCGCAAGAATCGGCGCCAGAAGATTCTACGGCAAGGGCTTATCTCAAGTTCGCCGGTTCTTGGACAGGTCGATCTAGAACCCCGGAAGACTAA
- the rmuC gene encoding DNA recombination protein RmuC yields MLSGVPVVVLFLLLLSCVASLGALILAVVQAIHRPGPHLLNELSQSRRESADMARELRLELTSRLDALLQQLTVDAKSNRQESATSFSDLRASMERQLGQLRSENNQRLEDMRTTVAEKLEGTLERRLGASFKLVSDRLEQVHKGLGEMQSLATGVGDLKKVMVNVKSRGIWGEVMLGSLLDQILTTDQYSANVQTKANSNGRVEFAIKMPGRECADRCVWLPIDAKFPLESYHRLVEAQEQADIGNAEAAFKQLETFIKGSAKDIADKYLDPPSTTDFGVLYLPTEGLFAEVARRTGLVDQIQRDYRVVIAGPTTLAALLNSLQMGFRSLAIQKRSSEVWEILAAVKAEFIKFDDVLKKVEKKLQEAGNVIETVHSRSRVITRKLRQVQDVPDQKITSLLGMPNSEVADTDS; encoded by the coding sequence ATGCTTAGTGGTGTGCCGGTTGTAGTCCTGTTTTTATTGCTCCTCAGTTGTGTGGCCAGCTTGGGTGCGCTGATCCTGGCAGTCGTTCAGGCCATTCATCGTCCCGGGCCTCATCTTCTTAACGAATTATCTCAGAGTCGTCGTGAATCCGCAGATATGGCGCGTGAGCTACGTTTGGAATTAACTTCAAGACTTGACGCACTCCTACAGCAGCTTACGGTAGATGCAAAGAGCAATCGCCAAGAGTCTGCAACGAGTTTCTCTGACCTCAGGGCTTCCATGGAACGCCAGCTTGGACAGCTACGATCCGAAAATAATCAGCGTTTGGAGGACATGCGGACAACAGTCGCTGAGAAGTTGGAGGGCACCCTAGAACGGAGATTAGGTGCGTCGTTCAAGTTGGTCAGCGATCGTCTCGAGCAGGTCCACAAAGGCCTGGGCGAGATGCAGTCTCTGGCGACTGGCGTAGGCGATCTGAAAAAAGTGATGGTCAATGTAAAGTCCAGAGGTATCTGGGGAGAAGTCATGCTGGGCAGTCTTTTGGACCAGATTTTGACTACCGACCAGTACAGTGCCAATGTCCAAACGAAGGCTAACAGCAACGGACGTGTCGAATTTGCAATTAAGATGCCAGGGCGTGAATGCGCCGACCGCTGTGTCTGGTTGCCAATCGATGCCAAGTTCCCATTAGAGAGTTATCATCGGTTAGTAGAAGCGCAGGAGCAGGCCGATATTGGGAATGCTGAGGCTGCCTTTAAGCAGCTCGAAACTTTTATTAAAGGCTCTGCAAAAGACATAGCTGACAAGTATTTGGACCCCCCCTCTACAACCGACTTTGGGGTGCTTTATCTTCCCACGGAGGGGCTCTTTGCGGAAGTAGCTCGCCGCACGGGGCTAGTGGATCAGATTCAACGGGATTACCGGGTGGTCATTGCTGGACCTACCACACTTGCTGCTCTCTTAAACAGTCTGCAGATGGGTTTTAGGAGTCTGGCGATTCAAAAGCGTTCCAGTGAAGTGTGGGAAATACTGGCGGCCGTAAAAGCTGAATTCATCAAGTTTGACGACGTTTTGAAAAAAGTTGAGAAGAAATTACAGGAAGCCGGCAATGTGATTGAAACGGTCCATAGCCGCAGTCGCGTCATAACCCGTAAGCTTCGTCAAGTGCAGGACGTACCCGATCAAAAGATAACCTCGCTGCTGGGAATGCCAAACAGCGAGGTTGCAGACACTGATTCGTAA
- the dnaK gene encoding molecular chaperone DnaK: MGKIIGIDLGTTNSVVAIMEGNQPKVIANAEGHRTTPSVIGFTKDGEILVGAAARRQAVTNPTRTIFSAKRFIGCNFDERSEEAAKMPFKVVKGKNGMAVIEIDGKQYTPQEISAKVLGKLKQAAEDYLGEKVTEAVITVPAYFNDSQRQATKDAGKIAGLDVKRIVAEPTAAALAYGLDKKKSEKIAVYDFGGGTFDISILEVGDNVVEVLATNGDTHLGGDNIDELLIDWLVKKFKGETGIDVSKDPMAMQRLKEAAEKAKIELSSAQSTEVNLPFLTADQTGPKHLNVNLNRSEFEKMIHDIIEKTMVPCQRVMQDSGLNINEINEVLLVGGSTRIPLVQKRVKEFFGKDPNKSVNPDEVVAVGAAVQAGILGGEVKDVLLLDVTPLSLGIETLGGVMTKLIERNTTIPTRKSQVFSTAADNQSSVQINVLQGEREMAKGNRGLAVFSLDNIPPAPRGVPQIEVTFDIDANGIVSVFAKDLGTGREQKVTIQASTRLSEDEIKNMVRDAETHADEDRKRRESVEARNALDSLIFQCEKMLNENGDKVPAALKSDIESAVATAKSKLDSEDKDVLTSAREELEKRFHKLAEEMYKTSGADGGAAPGAEGTAGSGGAKTSKDDVVDAEYEEGSPS, from the coding sequence ATGGGCAAGATCATTGGCATCGACCTGGGAACCACCAACTCGGTGGTGGCGATTATGGAGGGTAACCAGCCCAAGGTTATCGCCAATGCCGAAGGCCACAGAACCACTCCCAGCGTCATCGGATTCACCAAAGATGGGGAAATTTTAGTTGGTGCTGCAGCGCGACGCCAAGCTGTAACTAACCCAACTCGCACTATTTTTTCAGCCAAGCGGTTCATCGGGTGTAACTTCGACGAGCGCTCTGAAGAAGCGGCTAAAATGCCCTTCAAGGTGGTTAAGGGTAAAAATGGTATGGCTGTTATCGAGATCGATGGCAAGCAGTACACGCCACAGGAAATCAGCGCTAAGGTGCTCGGTAAATTGAAGCAAGCTGCTGAAGATTATCTTGGTGAAAAGGTTACAGAGGCGGTCATCACGGTACCAGCATATTTCAACGACAGTCAGCGTCAGGCGACGAAAGACGCTGGCAAGATTGCTGGGCTCGACGTAAAGCGCATCGTAGCTGAGCCCACGGCGGCAGCTCTAGCTTACGGGCTGGACAAGAAAAAAAGCGAAAAAATAGCCGTTTATGACTTTGGTGGCGGTACCTTCGATATTTCTATTTTGGAAGTCGGAGATAACGTCGTCGAAGTTTTAGCAACCAATGGCGATACTCACCTGGGTGGTGACAATATCGACGAACTACTGATCGATTGGCTGGTCAAGAAGTTCAAGGGCGAAACAGGTATCGATGTTTCCAAAGACCCCATGGCTATGCAGCGTCTGAAAGAGGCGGCAGAGAAAGCCAAGATTGAGCTATCTTCGGCCCAAAGCACCGAAGTGAACTTACCCTTTTTGACAGCTGATCAAACGGGTCCTAAACATCTAAATGTGAACCTGAATCGCTCTGAATTTGAAAAGATGATTCATGACATCATCGAAAAAACGATGGTCCCCTGTCAGCGAGTCATGCAAGATTCTGGACTTAACATCAATGAAATCAATGAGGTTTTACTTGTAGGTGGTTCGACACGGATTCCACTCGTGCAGAAGAGGGTTAAGGAATTTTTCGGTAAAGATCCCAACAAATCCGTCAACCCCGACGAAGTCGTTGCGGTCGGAGCAGCTGTGCAGGCTGGCATCTTGGGCGGCGAAGTTAAGGACGTGTTGCTTCTCGACGTGACTCCGTTGTCGCTTGGTATTGAGACTCTCGGCGGCGTCATGACTAAGCTAATTGAACGCAATACGACCATCCCCACCCGCAAGAGCCAAGTATTCTCAACGGCCGCTGACAACCAAAGCTCCGTTCAGATCAACGTACTGCAAGGTGAACGCGAGATGGCTAAAGGCAACCGGGGACTTGCTGTCTTCAGCCTAGATAATATCCCGCCGGCACCTCGTGGTGTTCCCCAGATTGAGGTTACTTTCGATATCGATGCCAACGGCATCGTATCCGTGTTTGCGAAAGATCTAGGCACCGGCCGTGAGCAAAAGGTCACCATTCAAGCCTCAACCCGCCTCAGCGAGGATGAGATTAAAAATATGGTGAGAGATGCAGAAACTCACGCGGATGAAGATCGCAAACGCCGGGAATCAGTTGAAGCTCGGAATGCGCTCGACTCTCTAATCTTCCAGTGCGAGAAAATGCTTAATGAAAACGGCGACAAAGTACCTGCCGCACTGAAATCTGACATCGAGTCAGCAGTTGCAACTGCTAAGTCCAAGCTTGATAGTGAAGACAAAGATGTACTCACTAGTGCCCGTGAAGAGCTGGAAAAGCGATTCCATAAATTGGCTGAGGAGATGTACAAGACTTCCGGTGCGGATGGTGGCGCAGCTCCAGGAGCAGAAGGCACGGCTGGATCAGGCGGTGCTAAGACCAGCAAAGACGATGTAGTCGATGCTGAATACGAAGAGGGCTCGCCAAGTTAG